The region GACGAAAATAGAATGCTTGAATGTTATTGGATTCAAGGTTTAAATAATTTAAAAGTTAGATACAGGAATACATTTATTTTGGATTTGAAAAAGTTTATTGAGGAATATGGAAGAAGAGAATTTTATTCTAAAGAACTATGGTATTTTTCAAGAGAGAAATTTTCAAAAAAAGGGCAGCAAATGATTAAAGATGAAATAGAAAGTCTATGTAATTCAGTAAAGGGTAAAAGAAAGAAATGTATTATTTTAGATATAAATAATGTATTTATAAAACATGCTATAAAGGGAAGTGAATTTAAAAAAACTGGGTTTGAAAATTTTGAGAAGAGGATAAAAGAAATTAAGGATACGGGAATAATGCTAAGTATATGTTCTAAAAATAATGTTGAAGATATAAATAATTTATTTTTATGTAATAGGCACGGAATATTAAGGAAAAGCGACTTTGCAAGTATAAAATTTAATTGGAATTCAAAAGTGACCAATATAAAGGAAATTTGCAGTGAACTTAACATAGGAACGGATTCAGTGGTATTTATAAGCGATAATTCTATAGAAAGTGAGCTTGTTAAAACTCATTTTAATGGGATTACAGTTCAAAAATTTCCAAATGATATTTTCGAATTGGAGGATTTTATTATAGATATATATAATAAATATTTTAGAATTCTTAAAACCAGTAACGAAGATTTAATGAGAACTGAAATGTACATGGAAAATGCTAAAAGAGAAGAACAGAAAAAAGAGATGGAATCATTAGATAAGTTCCTCAAAAATTTGGACATGGAAATAACCGTAAGAAAGGCTAATAGTAAAGATACTCTGAGAATTTCACAGTTAACTCAGAAGACTAATCAATTTAATTTAACAAATAGAAGATATGGTGAGGCGGAAATAAATAAGTTAATTAAGAATAATAATTTTGATGTATTTGCAGTGGAGGTTAAGGATAAATTTGGTGACAATGGTATGGCATCAGTTATAGTAACTAAAAGAAAGAATAAAAAGCAAGTTGTTATAGATATGTTTTTGATGAGCTGTAGGGTTATGGGAAGAAAAATTGAAGAACAGCTCATGAATTTTGTCGAAGAAATGTATAGACAAAAAGGTTGTGAGGAAATTTTAGCTTACTATAATTATTCTAAGAAAAATAAGCCTGTAGAAAGATTTTATGAAAGTATGGGATATAATATTCTAAGCATTGATAAAAGTGGAAATAAATTTTACATGCAAAAGTTGAGTAATCTTAAGGGTGTAAAGAGAAAAATATATGGTAAGTTAATATATATTTAGTATATATGCTTTTTAAGAGAGTGCTTTTAATTGATATAACTATATGTGCGGATGTTAAAAATTTAAATTAGTTGTGTGAAGTTGATTTTTTCTATAACTAAAAATGGTACATTTTCTTTTTTTCGTGAATAGGATATATCAGGGTATAAAAATATCCTATTTTTTAGATAAAGGAGCAGATATACAAATGGATAATAATCAGGGTTGCGAAGTTTCAGATCCAATCTGTAGTGCAGCAGTTATAAGACCAACTACGCTTGAGCAGGCAGAAAATTTTCCTGTAAGACCAGGAAAATATAAGTTACCTGTTGTTTTATCTGAATTTGTTATTCAGATAGATGTAGAAGCTAAAGTAAGATTAAATTTCCCATCATATGAAATAAAGAGAATAGAAAAACAAGTTTTTCTTACTCAATGCAGATATATTGGAGGAACAGACAAAGTATTTATAGCTGGATATATAAGAAAAAATATAGAATATGCTTCTAGAAATTGTACAACAAGATCTGGAATAAGTGGAGTGATTAACGATCAGGTGGTTCATGTTCCATTTAAATGTGTAACTAGAGTATTTTTTAATGGAGCTCGTCCTAGAGTTACCCCTAATTTTCAGCCAGATGTAACAAGATATTTTGATAAAAGAAGAATGGGCAAAAATATAAGAGAAGCTGATAGAGCAAGTTATGAAAGGTTTAATGAACCAGTATATTGTGAACTTGAATGGTCTAAAATCTTTGATGCAGATATTGACGATAGAGGATCTTCAGTTGATTCTTTACCAAATGAAGAAGAATTTAGAGAGTTTACAGATAAATCTGTTGTTTATATAAAAATAAAACTTCTTCAAAATCAGCAAGTATGGGATCATAGTAAGCATTATGAAAAACATGAGTGTAAACATGATAAAAAAGATGATAAAAAATACGATGAAGAAGATTATGGAGAATACGATGAAGAATACGGCGGAGGATATGATGAAGAATACGATTTAAAAGACGACGAAAAGGATGAAAATAATACAAAAAGTAAATTTTATAACTATAATAATTATAAATGGCATGGAATACCAGACTATTATACAAGAAAGTAAGATATTAGGGGATCAGAAGGCATTCTGGTCCTCATTAAAATAATATTTGGAGTGTGAATTATATTGCATAAGCATGGAAGACATCATCATCATAAACATAAAAGATGTGAAGACCATGAAGAAATAAATAAAATGCAGGAGGAGAAAAAACTTGATCAGGTTAATGATGAGCCTGATAATGATAAGTTGATTAATGATGAACCTTCCAATAATGATGCACTTATGGAATGTGAAAGTGATTTAGTTAAATTTAAAATTAGGGATGGTTTTATTCCTGTGCGTATGCCTGTCATAATAACAGAGGTGACAGTGAATATTAACATAGAAAATGTTGTTGATTTAGAAGAACCTATTTTGTGCATAGATAGTGTAAGTAAGGAAGTAAAGCTTGGAAACTGTAAGCTAATTCCTGAAACAAACATGCTTTTTTTAAATGGAACTGTAATAAAGAGTATTCAATATTGTGAGCAAAGAAGCAATAGTAATTTATTTGATGGAAAAGTAAAAAATATTATTGTTAATGTGCCTTTTAGATGTGTAACAAAAGTTAAATATATTGTTAAACCTGTTTTTTATGGCAGTAATAAAAGTTTAAGAATAATAAACGTTAATGATGAAAGGACGTTTATAGATTCCTATAGGGAAGAGGAAAAGATATGCTGTGAGCTTATGCATGTTAAATTTGAGGAATTAAATGAAAAGGGTCAAAAGATTAAAAGCTCACAAAATCACAAAATGGAAGCCCCTAAAAGGTTAAGACAGAGTATGGTGATGCATGTTACTATAAGACTTATTCAAAATCAAACTTTGTTTATATTAAAAGGAAGGTGAACTCGTAAAGAAATTGCTTTAAGAGTTCGCCTTTTATATTTGTTATTAATATTGATTTTAAATACTAAGTATTTTATGATAGATATATTCTTTAAGAAAGAAAAGTAGGAGATATATTATGAATAGAAATGAAATGCTTCAGATATTCAATGAAAGTATATCAGGCAAGAATCAGACTAAAGGACTTAGAGTGCTTAATAATGATTTAGTTTCTGATGCAACTATCGAAGAGCAAGATGACTATATAAACATAAATGGAAGAGTTATATCTGAAAGCCTTTTTAACCAATATAATACGAGAATAAAGATAGATTGTACAGATAAAAGTATAGCATCAACTTATTGTAGTTGTTCTGATTATGAGAACCATGAGTCCAAAAAAAATTACTGCTGTAAGCATTTAATAGCAACTTTTTATAAGGTACTCGATGAACTTATAAAGAGCCCAAGTTTAAACAAGAAAAAAGAAATAAAAGCAAATAGAAATGGCAAATTAAAGGATACTTTATCACTTCTTTTAGGGGATGAGAACTTAAAAGAGGAGCTTAAAATAGAGGTATATGTAAACAGAGATAAATGGAATAGTAAAATTTATTTTGAGCTTAAAATAGGCACAAAAGATATGAATTCAAATGGTCTATACATATTAAAGGATATAAATAGTTTTCTTTTAGCTATATATCAAAATATACCAATACCGTATGGTAAAAAGCTTATCCTAAATATGAAAAAGCAAAGGCTTTCAGTTAAGGACAAAAAGCTTGTTGATTTTATTCAGATGATTATAAATATCGATAGAGCATCTTACTATTCACGAAAGGCAAAAAAAGCGGCGGTAACTGGTAAATATGTTTATGTTCCCGATTATCTTGTGAGGGAATTTTTTCAGGTTATAAAAAATCATAGAGTATATTTAAATGAAGGGTTTAATTTAAATTCAGAGGTGGAAATTATAGAGGAAAATCCACCTATAGGATTCTCTCTAAAAGAAAATAAAGATGACTATGTTTTAAGTATTCCAGATGGAATGCCTGTATCGCTTAGCTCAAAGAATGATGTGTTTTTATATGGAGTTGATATATACATACCTAATTATGAGTACTGTGAGAGAATAAATCCATATTTCGAGGTATTTAGTAGAGCAAAAGAGGTTAAATTGTCACGCAAAAGTGAAGGTACTATACTAAGAAAATTAATACCTAATCTAAAGATATTATCACAAAATGTACGGCTTTCGGAAGATATACGGAATAAGATAGTAATGGCAAAATGTGAATTTAAATTTTACTTTGATAGAAGAAATGAAAAAATTATACTTACGACAAAGGTTAAATATGGAACCATTGAGTTTAATATATTTGAAGATTATAAAGGAAAAGTAATTTACAGAGATTCAAGAAGAGAAACTGAGGTGCTGGAGCTCTTAAGGCAGCTTAGATTTGAACAAGTCCAAAATAAGTTTGTTTTAGGGTTTGGAGAAGATTATGCTTTTACTTTTTTTAAGACTGAAATATTTAGATTGCAAAATGTAGGTGAGGTATTTTATTCTGAAAATTTCAGAGGTATAAAACATATTAATAGCAATAATATAAGTGGAAATATAAGAACTGGCAAGTACAATTACTTTGAAATGGAATTTAAAATAGCCGATATACCACCTATAGAAACGGTAAATATATTAAGAGCTTTTCGCAATAATTTAAAATATTATAAGCTTAAAAGTGGTGAATTTATTGATCTTGAAGATATTGAGATTAAGAAGTTTTTGAAGCTTATAGATTCAATTGCACCTAAAAAGATTGAAAATAACAGGGTAGAAATATCTAAGAGCAAGAGTGTTTATATTGATGAGTACATAGAAGAAAATGATATTAGATATATTAAAGGGAAAAGCGAGTTAGAAGAAGTTAGGGACAAATTCAAGGACGTTAAAAAGCTTAAATTTAAGGAACCTGAAAAATTGCAGGGAAGTCTTAGAAAATATCAAAGGGTTGGCTATAACTGGCTTAAAACTCTTGACTATTTTGGCTTTGGAGGAATACTTGGAGATGAGATGGGACTTGGAAAAACTCTTCAGGTAATCACATTTTTATTGTCCAATGTAAGTAAAAAGACTTTAATTGTAGTGCCTACTTCGTTAGTATATAATTGGATTCAAGAGTTTGATAAGTTTGCACCAACTATGAGAACCGCAGCCGTCAATGGTACAAAAAGCGAAAGAAAATTAATAATTAAAAACATAGAAAAATTTGATGTACTTATAACAACATATAATCTTTTAAAGAGGGATTTTGATTTATATGAAAACCTTCAGTTTGATTATTGCATATTAGATGAGGCTCAGTATATAAAAAATCCGCATTCTCAAAGTGCAGTTACTGTAAAAAAGGTAAAAGCATCAAATAGATTTGCGCTGTCAGGTACACCTGTGGAGAATTCAGTTATGGAGCTTTGGTCTATATTCGATTTTATAATGCCAGGATACCTTTATGATGAAAATAGGTTCAGCGTTAGATATTATAAAAAGCTAAAAGAGGATCCTGCTGTAATTGAAGATTTAAATAAACTTATAAAACCATTTATTTTGAGAAGAAAGAAAAATGAAGTTATAAAAGAACTTCCGCCTAAAATAGAAAAAATAGTAACTGTTAGCATGGATAATAAGCAGAAAAAAGTTTATAAGACTTATGCTGATTATGCAATTAATTTAATTGAGAAAAAGGTTCAGCTTGATGAATTTAAAAATAGTAAAATAGAGATACTTGCGTATATAACAAAGCTCAGACAAATATGCCTTGACCCTTCTGTTATTATGGAGGATTATAAGGGAGGTAGTGCCAAAATTGAGGCACTTGTAGAAATCCTCAGTCAAAGTATAGATGAAGGACATAAGACTCTTGTATTCTCACAGTTTACTTCTGTATTAAAGAATATAGCCTCAAGATTAGAGGACGAGAAAATAGAATATAGTTATCTTGATGGGACAATATCTTCTAAAAATAGAATGAAAATAGTAGATGATTTTAATAATGGCTCAAATCCTGTTTTCTTAATAAGTTTAAAGGCAGGGGGAACAGGCCTTAATCTCACGTCTGCTGATGTAGTCATTCATTTTGATCCATGGTGGAATCCAGCAGTTGAAGATCAGGCAACAGATAGAGCACATAGAATAGGCCAGCATAATACTGTAGAGGTTATAAAACTAATAGCTCAGGGTACTATTGAAGAAAAGATCATAACTCTCCAGAAGGATAAGAGAGAACTTGCTGAAAATCTTTTAGGTGATGAACTCTCAAGTGATAAAAATCTTACCGCATTAACTGATGAGGATATTATTAGTCTCTTTGAATAATATTAGAAAGGAGAAAAAATGAATATAATGATAAGCAGCATAGTATCTATTTTTATAGTAACTATGATAAATATTTTCTTAAGTAGAAGTAGTAAGCATATTAGAAATAAAATAAGATGGCAGCATTACTTATTTGGATATTTTTTTATATTGTATCTTGTAATTTCTTTAAAATTAGTAGGATTCCCTTCTCTATCTGAATGGCAAATATTATTACAATTAAATAAGCCAATATTTAATCCTCATATAAATTTGATGCCATTTAAGGTCGGATTTGAATTTACAGATATACTTAATATAGTGCTTTTTATACCTTTTGGATTTCTATTGCCAGCTTTATGGACAAGATACCGTAAATTACTGTGGACAGTATGTTATGGAGCAATTTTCTCTCTTACTATTGAAATTAGCCAATTATTTGTAAGTTCTCGTGAAACTGATATCAATGATCTAATAATGAATATTCTAGGTACTATGTGTGGATTTGTGTTTTTTAATATTATGAGAAAGATATTTTATAAACTTGCGAATAGAACAGCAGTTAATATTTGTTCCAAGGACACCCTAGGTATTAAATTAGAACCTTATTTATACGTTATTATTGCAATTATATGTACTTTTTGTTTTGGTAGTATATAAATTATAACGGTCTTGATTTTCGTAATTATTAAGCTTTTAATTTTTGTTAAGGTTACTAGTTGGCTTAGATGTTCCATTTGTGATAATAAAAAATAACGTTGCAAGCTCTTGTATTAAGTTTATAAGATAGTAAAATGTAATTAGGGAAATTATTAATTTAACACTAAGGGAGGTAAAAATATGCAAAATTTTGACTATTCTATACCAACGAAAATTTTTTTTGGTAAAGGAAAGATAAGCGTAATAGGCGAAGAAATAAAAAAATATGCTACAAAAATACTTATAGTTTACGGTGGTGGAAGCATAAAGAGAAATGGAATATATGATAAAACGGTAGAAATACTAAAGAAAAATAATATCAGTTTTTGTGAACTTTCTGGTGTAGAACCTAACCCTAGGATAGAAAGTGTAAAAAAGGGAGTTAATATATGCAGAGAAAATAATGTGGAATTAGTACTTGCAATAGGAGGGGGCAGTACTATAGACTGTGCTAAGGTTATTGCAGCAGGATATTATTATGACGGTGATGCTTGGGATATAGTGAAAGATCCATCTAAAATAAAAAAGGTTCTTCCAATTGCAAGTATACTTACTCTTGCAGCTACAGGCTCTGAAATGGATAGATTTGCAGTAATAACAAACATGAAAACAAATGAAAAGCTAGGTACTGCACATGAAGATATGAAGCCTAAATTTTCAGTACTAGATCCTACATATACTTTTACAGTACCTAAGGGACAAACAGCAGCAGGGACAGCTGATATTATGAGTCATATTTTTGAGGAATATTTTAGCGGTGTAAAAGGTGCTTATGTTCAGGACAAAATATCAGAAGGACTTTTAAAAACATGCATAAAGTATGGAAAGATAGCTATTGATGATCCAGAAAATTATGAAGCAAGAGCTAATCTTATGTGGGCATCAAGCCTTGCAATAAATGATCTTATAGCACTTGGAAAAGATAGAAAATGGTGCTGCCATCCTATAGAGCATGAACTTAGTGCATTTTATGATATAACTCATGGAGTTGGACTTGCAATATTAACTCCAAATTGGATGGAATATATTTTAAATGATGATACTTTATATAAGTTTGTTGAGTATGGAGTAAATGTTTGGGATATAGATAAAAATAAAGACAAATATGAAATAGCACATGAAGCTATAAATAAAACTAGGGAATATTTTGATTCTTTGGGCATTCCTTCTACACTTAAGGCAGTTGGAATAGGAGAAGAAAAGTTAGAAATAATGGCAAATGAGGCAATTAAAAATGCAAAAGGTTCTCTTGGAAGTTTAAGGCCAATAGATGCTGATGATGTTTTGAAAATATTAAAAAAATCACTATAGCTATAAAAAGCTTTTGAAAAAAATTAAGAATTAAGAATTAAAAAATTAAGAATGAATGTAATTTTTTCTTTGCTTTGCTGAGAAAAAACTTTAAACTTATAATTGAATCCATTTCCACTAGTGGAAATGGATTCAATTATAAGATGTAGATTTTACATAGCAAAGCGGTGGAAAATCCTCATTCATTCTTAATTCTTTACTCTCAATTCTTAATTTTTTTACTTCTTAGTTGTTAAATATATATTAAAAATGGTCCCACCTGACAAAAAATCGTTGTAATATTTTGTTACAATAGTAAAATATAATTAAATAGTAAATAAACAGGAGGGGTTAAAGTGGTTGAATTTGAATATTCTATACCAACTAAAATTTTTTTTGGTAAAGACAAAATCAATGTTTTAGGCAAGGAAGTTAAAAAGTATGGTTCAAGAGTACTTATGGTTTATGGAGGAGGAAGCATAAAAAGAAATGGAATATATGATAAAGCTGTAAGTATATTAAAAGAAAATGGAATTAGTTTTTGTGAACTCCAAGGAGTAGAACCAAATCCAAGGATAACAACAGTACAAAAGGGAATTGATTTATGTAGAAAAAACAATGTTGAATTAGTATTAGCTGTAGGTGGTGGAAGTGCAATAGACTGCGCAAAAGCAATAGCAGCTGGATACTATTACGATGGAGATCCATGGGATGTAGTTTTAGATAGTTCTAAAATAAAAAAAGTGCTCCCTATTGCAAGTGTGCTTACTATTGCAGCAACAGGATCAGAAATGGATTCTTGGGCTGTAATAAATAATATGGATACTCATGAAAAGCTTATTGCTGCACATCCTGATTTGGCACCTAAGTTTTCAATATTAGATCCAACATATACTTTTACAGTACCTCAAAGTCAAACAGCAGCAGGGACAGCAGATATTATGAGCCATATTTTTGAAGTGTATTTTAGTCCTACAAAAACAGCTTATCTTCAGGATAGAATGGCAGAAGCCCTTTTAAAAACATGCATCAAATATGGCAAAATTGCACTTGAAGATCCTTGTAATTATGAGGCTAGAGCAAATTTAATGTGGGCATCAAGTCTTGCAATAAATGGACTTTTAACTTATGGAAAGGACACTAACTGGAGTGTACATTTGATGGAGCATGAACTTAGTGCTTTTTACGATATAACTCATGGAGTTGGACTTGCTATTTTGACACCTAATTGGATGGATTATATTTTAAACAGTGATACACTATATAAGTTTGTAGAATATGGTGTAAACGTATGGGGAATAGATAAGAACAAGGATAATTATGAAATTGCTTATGAAGCTATAAAAAAGACTAAGGATTATTTTGTCAATACATTAGGAATTCCAGAAACCCTAAGTGAAGTTGGAATTGGAGAAGAAAACCTAGAAGTAATGGCAAAAGAGTCTGTAAAACTAAGCGGAGGAACCATAGGAAATCTTATGCCTGTAAATGCAGACGATGTACTTAAAATATTTAAGAAGTCACTTAAATAATGAGGTTTGAATTTTAGAATAATTATCATATATGAGGATTGGGCAATTTTAAAATTGCTAACATGAAGTTGTTAGTAATAATATAGAAAATGCCTATTGATACTTAAAGAGGATAATGGGTCTTTGACCCAAGCCCCGTATATGATTGTTATCCCTTTTTACTTCAAAACCTTACTCTCAAAACAAAAATAACAGTGATCTGGAACAATTTAAATAAAATTCAATAAGTCTTGCTTCAAATTATAAAAAGACTTAGTATTTTTATAATTTGAAGCTTAGACTTATGGGTTTTATTTAATGTTCCAAATCACTGTTATTTTGTTCATTTAAATATTCTTCTAAAGTAATGTTTTTAGTCATGATTGTATTAGATGCTGGTAAACCAACAAATCGTACATGCCATGGCTCAAAATTGTATTTTGTAATATTTTCTTTGTCTTTAGGGTATCGTATTATAAAACCATATTTTCCGCAGTTTTGTTGAAGCCATTTGTAAGACTTTGTATTCACAAAACCATCATCTAGGGAAGTATACTCAGTTGATAATAAGTCCATTGCAAGACCTGTTTGATGTTCACTAGTTCCTGGTTCAGCTACGTATTTGTCAGCCTCAGCTTTTCCGTCCCTTTTAACTTTTTCTGTGTAAAGTTTTTGCTGATAATTGTAATCTCTGTATCCAGACACAGCTAAAAGTGTAAATCCATCCTTTGAAGCTGCATTAAACATATTTTCAAGTGCTGTGGCAGCCTCTCCTTCCATTTGCCTTACGTTTGGAGCTGCATAGCTTATGAATTTTACGTTTGGAACTCTTAGGTTTTGTGGTACGTAGTTCCCTGATAGTTTACTTTGCTTATTTACAATTAATATATTTTGTCTTTTTACTATTTTAGCTTTTTGTTTTTTAGATACACTGGGCTTTTTTTTCGTTTTACCAATTTGAGTTTTAGTATTTGCTATTTTTTTACTTGCTTGATTGTTATATATAATAATAGTTGAAGCCAATATTGTACTGATAAGTACAAGTGACAATATTAATTTTTTCATATTTTTAAAAAGCTCCCTTCATTGCATTAAAGCGGTTAAATTGCCAATAAAATGATAACGTTTCCTACCATAGTAAACTAAAATAAGAAATTAGACATTGAATAGTATTAAATACTAGAGCTTTTTTACTATACACATAAGCTAATTTTATTAATAGTCTATTATATAATAATAGAACACTTAAATAAATATTATACATAGTGTTCAAAATTTTATATAATTAAATTATCAACATAACTCTTTTAAACATTATAAACATAATAGTTAAAATAGTCAATAAAATTTACATATAACGATACTAATGACAATATTTTACATATAATATTAAGAAAAGCTGTCAGTAATATATGTTATAGTTAAATAATTATGATAATAATGATTAAAATTTATATAAAAATGGGTTAAGGGGTGTTTAATTTTGAGAAGACAATATATAACCTATCCAGAGAAGATGCCGGTTATAATATCATATGCTAATGTAATGCGGTACCCTGTACACTGGCATAATGCTATTGAAATATTGTATGTGCTTAAGGGCAATTTTAATGTAACTATTGATTCTGATAATTATGAACTTGTTGAAAATGATATTGAAATAATAAATATAGATGAGGCACATGGAATCCGCAGTGATGATAAAGATAATAGAATTCTTGTATTTCACATAGATCCTACTTTTTTTGAGGAATATTTTAGTGATATTCAAAACATGTTTTTTTATACTAATATAACAGATGACAATGCTCAGGAAGGCGAAGAGTATGAAATTTTAAGGAAGTATTTATCTCGAGTAGTATGTGAGATTGTCCAAAAGCAGGAAGACTATGATAATAAAATAGAAGATATACTTGTTGAAATACTTTATCACTTAATTAACAATTTTCATTATTTAACTAGTGAGAGAGAAGAATTAAAGGATAATGAAGAACAGCTCGCAAGGTATCATCGTATAACTAAGTATATATTTAATAATTATAATGACAATATAACGCTTCAGGATATAGCCAAAAAGGAATTTTTAAGTACACATTATTTATCACATGAAATTAAGGATACCACAGGATATAGTTTTACTGACTTGCTCAATTTAACTAGGGTGGATGAAGCGTTAAAGTTTCTTTTGGATACGGATAAAACTATAACTGAAATTTCAGAAGAGGTCGGTTTTTCTCATGTAAGATACTTTAATAAGCATTTTAAAATTCACTTTAAATGTTCACCTAATCAGTTTAGAAAAAAGTATAAAGCAGATGAGGAAACTTATGAAAAGCAAAAGAAGATTACATATCTAAAGATTGAAGATAGTGTAGATAAAATAGTTAATTATCTTGAGGATTATGATAGGTTTAATTATGAAGAGAAAATAACTAAGATATACATAAATATGGCAGAAGACATGGGCGAATTTCACAAAAGCTTTAAAGATATAATTGATATAGGCGATGCATTTGAGCTTCTTATAGAGGACAATCGGGATATACTTGAAATGATTCAAAGTGAAATAGGATTTAAGTATGTGAGAATTTTGAATGTAATAAGTATTGATATGGGTATATTTCCTGGCTCTGAATTCTATAACTGGAATAGAGCAAGTGACGTATTTGAATTTTTAGATTATGTGGGT is a window of Clostridium pasteurianum DNA encoding:
- a CDS encoding helix-turn-helix domain-containing protein yields the protein MRRQYITYPEKMPVIISYANVMRYPVHWHNAIEILYVLKGNFNVTIDSDNYELVENDIEIINIDEAHGIRSDDKDNRILVFHIDPTFFEEYFSDIQNMFFYTNITDDNAQEGEEYEILRKYLSRVVCEIVQKQEDYDNKIEDILVEILYHLINNFHYLTSEREELKDNEEQLARYHRITKYIFNNYNDNITLQDIAKKEFLSTHYLSHEIKDTTGYSFTDLLNLTRVDEALKFLLDTDKTITEISEEVGFSHVRYFNKHFKIHFKCSPNQFRKKYKADEETYEKQKKITYLKIEDSVDKIVNYLEDYDRFNYEEKITKIYINMAEDMGEFHKSFKDIIDIGDAFELLIEDNRDILEMIQSEIGFKYVRILNVISIDMGIFPGSEFYNWNRASDVFEFLDYVGISAIIVLDDREFTEDQFIVALKSLINYFTEVDTVNINSFKFQFAASMEVSTREKIKKLLGDYELEAMEDVFYYNDSTNFIYDTAYMIPFIIYNSMNSKQNNFLRAFDVLDKQVKLTNEVFFGYPGLVNDKGIKKPSYYACYLMNKLGDTFVCKGDGYVVTKSEDEYQILLYSYYEGIDTLNVFDNFSKFKGRKNVTEKKISLNIVNIPSSIRIVMYKINESMGSSYNYWVDMGKPKRLNKEEKEILHKAAFPRIYFKKIKKSTIFNIRTTLEGYGAVLILIKEV
- a CDS encoding M15 family metallopeptidase — protein: MKKLILSLVLISTILASTIIIYNNQASKKIANTKTQIGKTKKKPSVSKKQKAKIVKRQNILIVNKQSKLSGNYVPQNLRVPNVKFISYAAPNVRQMEGEAATALENMFNAASKDGFTLLAVSGYRDYNYQQKLYTEKVKRDGKAEADKYVAEPGTSEHQTGLAMDLLSTEYTSLDDGFVNTKSYKWLQQNCGKYGFIIRYPKDKENITKYNFEPWHVRFVGLPASNTIMTKNITLEEYLNEQNNSDLEH